In the Topomyia yanbarensis strain Yona2022 chromosome 3, ASM3024719v1, whole genome shotgun sequence genome, one interval contains:
- the LOC131689882 gene encoding roundabout homolog 2-like, giving the protein MDQCSSFLVSALFSTIILSGLYNPVEAQLRPRILEHPADAVAAKEEPLTLNCKAAGRPPPEITWYHNGSPLGPSDRRVILPEGSLFFLKVMQNKREQDAGVYHCEAQNSAGVASSRNATLQIAMLKDDFRAMPKDTVALVGGPVILNCTPPRGIPEPSVLWIKDGKLLDISGKRLSMVDSGSLMISEIQPNDTGKYECSAQSMAGTKTTPPAYLKVLAPPTIVKSPHDTEVLEGEGFDLPCELAGDPKPVVTWRKESGRLPEGRSRKLLDNTLRIEDARQDDEGKYICEGHNEGGNVTISVYLYVYEAPTFMEAPVDVVIREGEGITLPCRAKGRPTVRVFWDRIDKLHVNNSGSKPTIQITTTPKPAEKSKRSVLLGTTENHVRSFAPESIGNWSIKIQPVSEKQLFQLPHASRIQLVRNKRESVETSVELEAITSTIPSLLSNSIVQFEDNGGLTLKAISKADEGWYACAAINEAGSIVKKIFIKVLDKDESLEARKEQIHTYDQSRWVSEQFIVLNNVFTISASSIGISWDVTDSATKMPLRMYYRIASEPMINFLYNSTFESQITTSNLKEYTLNDLRPFTEYEIFASIPEGLSGSVSNIRRGKTLDGAPSAAPTDVRVGVINTTAAFVRWSPPPIHLLNGELTGYKIQIKSNATNKVLGQMVLNSTTQSVVINSLTPGAMYVAKVASLTAGGIGPYSAPTPLHMDPQNIVRTDPTPSYWMSSWMSGTALVILCVGLIGGAVFAIFWTIRKKQSVKASYPGPSVTTIIPDKQHTLWLHGNTLVKPSHSLDPPSTSEYAELTNNTQGMKSNNCIPPEPYATVTLQRGGTVSEEPCMKCANSPVSSEYNAPMREPINISDVLPPPPDHPYGTYRPPTSMTIRTNPAALSPQMMRKNHGPPPMQNRWDTMPPPIPSFPQNWIRPHHMNPAMTMNNAEMYSENDYESGSVLYEQCYRPDQMPPVVPPPSNSSHFFSHAGEPTEEFYRHMNMEFAQDIGFEPASPPAPCPETPFNSKYLTGGASDSPVISRKVGVNTNPRGHLQNSVSNNSNNYNSSQHSAGQSSESESDNRWAPARTKRSRSRSKSSDRKYNRTLIR; this is encoded by the exons CCCAACTGCGACCGCGGATATTGGAACACCCGGCAGATGCTGTGGCGGCCAAAGAGGAGCCACTGACACTTAACTGCAAGGCAGCCGGTCGACCGCCACCGGAAATCACCTGGTACCACAATGGATCCCCTCTTGGACCGTCCGATCGGCGGGTGATCCTACCCGAGGGATCGCTATTCTTCCTGAA AGTGATGCAGAACAAACGTGAGCAGGACGCCGGGGTGTATCACTGCGAGGCGCAGAATTCGGCCGGCGTAGCATCCAGTCGGAATGCGACGCTACAGATTGCCATGTTGAAGGATGATTTCCGGGCGATGCCAAAGGACACCGTTGCGCTAGTTGGTGGTCCTGTGATTCTAAATTGTACACCGCCACGCGGTATTCCGGAACCATCGGTGCTGTGGATAAAGGATGGTAAACTGTTGGATATCAGCGGAAAGCGGTTATCCATGGTGGATTCCGGAAGTTTGATGATATCGGAGATACAACCGAACGATACGGGAAAGTATGAATGTTCGGCACAAAGCATGGCCGGAACGAAGACTACGCCACCGGCGTATTTGAAGGTGCTAGCACCGCCGACAATAGTGAAGAGTCCCCACGACACGGAGGTGTTGGAAGGGGAAGGATTTGATCTTCCATGTGAGTTGGCCGGGGATCCAAAGCCGGTGGTGACTTGGCGCAAGGAAAGCGGTCGTTTACCCGAGGGAAGATCGCGTAAATTGTTAGACAATACATTGCGGATAGAGGATGCTCGTCAGGATGACGAGGGAAAGTATATATGTGAGGGACACAATGAGGGTGGGAACGTGACTATTTCCGTCTATTTATACGTGTACGAGGCACCGACCTTTATGGAAGCACCCGTAGACGTTGTTATCAGAGAAGGGGAGGGAATTACACTTCCATGTCGGGCCAAGGGTCGACCAACGGTGCGAGTATTCTGGGATCGAATCGATAAACTACATGTGAATAATAGTGGAAGCAAGCCAACAATTCAAATTACGACTACTCCGAAACCAGCGGAGAAATCTAAACGAAGTGTTCTGTTGGGAACGACGGAGAACCACGTGCGATCATTCGCTCCAGAATCAATCGGAAATTGGTCAATTAAAATACAACCGGTTTCGGAGAAGCAACTTTTTCAGCTACCGCACGCTTCTCGTATTCAATTGGTTAGAAACAAGCGGGAATCTGTCGAAACAAGCGTAGAACTGGAAGCGATTACCAGCACAATTCCTTCCTTATTGAGCAACAGTATTGTCCAGTTCGAGGACAACGGTGGACTAACGCTGAAAGCTATCAGCAAAGCAGATGAAGGCTGGTATGCTTGCGCTGCTATCAACGAAGCTGGTAGCATTGTGAAGAAAATCTTCATTAAAGTGCTCGATAAGGACGAATCACTGGAGGCTCGTAAGGAACAAATTCATACATACGATCAAAGCCGGTGGGTCAGTGAACAGTTCATCGTGCTGAACAACGTGTTTACTATCTCCGCTAGCTCCATTGGAATCTCGTGGGATGTGACGGACAGTGCGACCAAGATGCCGCTAAGAATGTACTATCGAATCGCTAGCGAACCGATGATCAACTTCCTGTACAACTCCACCTTCGAGAGTCAAATCACGACAAGCAACTTGAAGGAATACACACTGAACGATCTGCGCCCCTTCACGGAGTACGAAATTTTCGCCAGCATCCCCGAGGGACTATCCGGATCGGTTTCGAATATCCGTCGGGGAAAGACACTGGATGGGGCTCCTTCCGCGGCACCCACCGACGTACGAGTTGGAGTGATCAACACGACAGCTGCATTCGTACGGTGGTCTCCGCCGCCAATTCATTTGCTCAACGGGGAGCTGACGGGGTACAAG ATTCAAATTAAGTCGAACGCCACAAATAAGGTACTAGGACAAATGGTTTTAAACTCAACTACACAATCGGTGGTAATAAATAGTTTGACACCGGGAGCGATGTACGTGGCGAAGGTGGCTAGCTTGACTGCCGGTGGAATAG GTCCTTACAGTGCACCAACGCCCCTTCACATGGATCCACAGAATATTGTCAG GACGGACCCAACCCCAAGCTATTGGATGTCTTCGTGGATGTCGGGCACGGCACTGGTCATTCTTTGCGTGGGTTTAATTGGAGGAGCGGTCTTCGCAATCTTCTGGACCATACGCAAGAAACAGAGTGTAAAGGCTTCCTACCCGGGACCATCCGTAACAACAATCATACCGGACAAACAGCACACTCTGTGGCTACACGGTAACACCCTTGTGAAGCCATCACACTCGCTGGACCCTCCAAGCACTTCGGAGTACGCTGAACTGACTAACAACACGCAAGGCATGAAAAGTAACAATTGCATTCCACCGGAACCGTACGCAACGGTGACCCTGCAGCGGGGTGGAACCGTTTCGGAAGAACCTTGCATGAAATGTGCCAACAGTCCGGTATCTAGCGAATACAACGCCCCGATGAGGGAACCAATCAACATATCAGATGTACTGCCACCTCCACCAGACCATCCGTACGGCACATATCGTCCTCCCACTAGCATGACCATTCGGACCAATCCGGCTGCGCTATCGCCGCAGATGATGCGCAAGAATCATGGCCCACCTCCAATGCAGAACCGGTGGGATACGATGCCGCCACCTATTCCAAGTTTTCCGCAAAACTGGATTCGTCCACATCACATGAACCCGGCTATGACGATGAACAATGCTGAGATGTACTCGGAGAACGACTACGAAAGCGGATCCGTACTGTACGAACAGTGCTACCGACCGGATCAGATGCCGCCGGTGGTACCACCGCCCAGTAATAGCAGTCATTTTTTCAGCCACGCCGGAGAGCCAACGGAAGAATTCTATCGCCACATGAACATGGAATTCGCCCAAGATATTGGCTTCGAACCGGCCAGTCCACCGGCACCCTGTCCGGAAACTCCGTTCAATAGTAAATATCTAACTGGTGGTGCATCGGATAGCCCCGTCATATCGCGCAAGGTAGGTGTCAACACGAATCCCAGGGGACACCTGCAGAACAGTGTTTCCAACAATAGCAACAATTATAACAGCAGCCAACACAGTGCTGGCCAGAGTTCCGAGAGTGAAAGTGACAACCGGTGGGCCCCGGCTCGGACGAAACGTAGTAGAAGTAGGTCGAAAAGTAGCGATAGGAAGTATAATCGGACTCTTATTCGATAA